In Zingiber officinale cultivar Zhangliang chromosome 11B, Zo_v1.1, whole genome shotgun sequence, a single window of DNA contains:
- the LOC122034097 gene encoding EPIDERMAL PATTERNING FACTOR-like protein 1: MASSLHSHGFLLLTLLSLLLVLPSPASFLDDSLLTSSSSQGMLADQEKVPLGSAPPNCRNRCNRCSPCTAVQDPAPPSGLRPGNSGCSLSVNQYSNYKPLEWKCRCGDRLYNP, encoded by the exons ATGGCAAGTTCACTTCACAGCCACGGCTTCCTACTTCTCACACTGCTGAGTCTTCTTCTTGTGCTTCCCTCGCCGGCCTCCTTCCTCGATGATTCGCTgctgacttcttcttcttctcag GGAATGCTGGCGGATCAAGAAAAGGTTCCTCTGGGGTCTGCGCCGCCCAACTGCCGCAACCGGTGCAACCGCTGCTCGCCATGCACGGCGGTGCAGGATCCGGCGCCGCCGTCCGGGTTACGACCGGGGAACAGTGGCTGTTCGTTGTCTGTGAACCAGTACTCTAATTACAAGCCGTTGGAGTGGAAGTGCAGGTGTGGCGATCGCCTGTACAACCCTTGA
- the LOC122033343 gene encoding transcription factor MYB93-like: MGRSPCCDENGLKKGPWTPEEDQKLIQYIEKQGHGSWRALPKLAGLNRCGKSCRLRWTNYLRPDIKRGKFSDEEEQTILNLHSILGNKWSAIATHLPGRTDNEIKNFWNTHLKKKLIQMGFDPMTHQPRTDFFSALPQLIALANLCEFVDGWPKDNHAARFQTEAVQATKLQYLQFLLQSASTMTNSSNSSGLGTTTAADLETMSLLNSQMTSPFPTMAPSGCQNINGHEQVNQIASVLFEPPTSQENIECYTMTAGFSQGDNSQITTQRISPPSSLPPLNGASVANQGDVCSMSSCNENETHSIWPEFLLDDQFIAEFA; this comes from the exons ATGGGGAGATCGCCCTGCTGTGACGAGAATGGCCTCAAGAAAGGTCCCTGGACTCCTGAAGAGGACCAGAAGCTGATTCAGTACATAGAAAAGCAGGGGCACGGCAGCTGGAGAGCCCTCCCTAAACTTGCTG GTCTGAATAGATGTGGCAAGAGTTGCAGGCTGAGATGGACCAACTATTTGAGGCCAGATATTAAGAGAGGCAAATTCTCGGACGAGGAAGAGCAAACCATCCTCAACCTGCACTCCATCTTAGGCAACAA GTGGTCTGCAATTGCCACGCACCTTCCTGGACGTACGGACAATGAGATCAAGAACTTTTGGAACACCCACCTCAAGAAGAAGCTCATCCAAATGGGGTTCGATCCCATGACTCATCAGCCAAGGACTGACTTCTTTTCAGCTCTCCCCCAGCTCATTGCCCTTGCCAATCTCTGTGAATTCGTCGATGGTTGGCCGAAGGACAACCATGCTGCACGCTTCCAAACCGAGGCAGTCCAGGCTACGAAGCTTCAGTACCTTCAGTTCCTGTTACAATCTGCAAGTACCATGACAAATAGTTCCAACAGCAGTGGCCTCGGCACCACCACAGCTGCTGACTTGGAGACCATGAGCCTGCTTAACTCTCAGATGACTTCACCCTTTCCCACAATGGCGCCTTCTGGTTGTCAAAATATCAACGGCCATGAACAAGTTAACCAGATAGCATCAGTCTTGTTTGAGCCGCCTACAAGCCAGGAGAACATTGAGTGTTACACCATGACTGCGGGATTTAGCCAGGGAGACAACAGCCAAATAACAACACAGCGCATTTCTCCTCCTTcatctcttcctcctctcaaTGGTGCATCAGTTGCCAACCAGGGGGATGTTTGCAGCATGTCTAGCTGCAATGAGAATGAGACTCACTCCATTTGGCCTGAGTTCTTGCTTGATGACCAATTCATAGCTGAATTTGCTTAA